The DNA sequence atatatatatatatatatatatatgtatatatatatatatatgtatatgtgtgtgtgtgtacggGGGTGGggtagagagaaagagaatagaGAGAATAGCaggaaataacaaaaatgaGCATACCGTTGACACCATCCCATCAGCCCAAGTAACTTCAATATCACCATTCTTAAGGCCGGTTATATTTCCAACCCAAGAGAGGTCAGAAAATTGCGTAGAAGTATCAGTAGATGCATTTTCTACTCTATTAGCATCAGTTTGgatttttgcttcttttttaaTCCCACACTCTTCAGTTTTCTGCTCTGATTTCTCAGTGGACTCTTCAACAGAAGCTGTTTCTAAATGTGCAGACACAGGTGTCAAGCGAACAACAACATCCCCATAGCAGTAATCATAATCTGGATGTCCCTCTAGCTCATACACACTTACAACTTCTTCACTGTCAAACTCTCGAGGATCTTCTGCTCTAGCAACCTTTTTTAACCACCTCACACAAGCTGTCCGCTCCTTCGCATTAACACTTCTCACCACCCCAACTCGCCTAGCTTCAGAAATATCATCACCATCATCAGAGGTCTTCTCTACCACATATTGTTCTGAAACGAATTCATGGTCACCAGGATTATCTATAGGAATTAAACTCGTAGAATTCAGTTCATGCCCTATTGTTCCATCCTGCCATGCAACATCAACTTTTGTTCTTGTGTTGGCAATCAAAAGAGCTTTCTCAAAACTTTCCTCTTTCTTTCGGGCCCTCTTTTCTTTCCTAATGACAACTTTCCTAATTTTCTTGCGGTGAAGAGGCCAAGCTTCATGGACAGGTTCCTTTGATACGGAGATAGAACTGCAGCATGAGCTAGAATCACGAGAAGGATTACTTTTCTCATGTCCATCATTCCCTTCCAAAGTATCAGCTGGATCAAGCTCCATGGTATCCTTATTCCCATTTGTTTCCTCAACAGTAGCTTCTTCTGAATCACACCCACTTCCTGTCTGATTGGAATCTAATTCATTGTTAGCAGAATCGTTAAGTTCCAATTTTGACATGCCTTTGTCCATGGAAGCTGAGGATGACAGTACTGATGAGGGTAATAGACACCAGTCACCCAATTGCCAATTTGCATGAGCAAAACAAGACaacaattttaagtttttcGGACTCTGCTCCTCAGCTGGGGCGGTAGAAGAATATGGCCCATAACCTGCAGATGCTATCCAATAAACAAACACTGATCCAACTGTAACTTTAGTCACTGTACCTTCCAACCTATTAGCTTTCCACAAGCCAGACAGCCATCTTGAATTCTTGAAAACTGATGAGGAGCTCGCCCTTACCCGTTGCCCTGGGTAATAGGGAAAATGCCCATCTTCAACAATATTCTTAGAAATTGGTTTAAGATTCAATGGATCTGCTTTCGAGACTTTACAAACTGAACCATCATCAAATAAGACAGTTACATTATCCAAAACATCATCGACTCTGCCTAGCCAGGGCCCAAGCACCACATAATCACCAACAGTGAAATCCCTAATACGCTGTATGTTTTTTGATGAGACATCTTTTATTATAGAGCCATCATGGGACAGCAGATCCACACATATATTGACATCAACCACCACACCCACTTGCCCAGTAGGGTCTGAAGCCGCAGCAACAAAATCACCGTGCAAAAATCCACGATCAACAACTTCAACGTCACTGAAATTTTGAGTGGATTCAGATTCGTCCATCCACAGAACACGCAGCTGATCAGCCAGAAGTGCATCGGCTTTACAATGCCCAGCAGAAACATTACTTTCAGAATTCCTGCTAGCATTATTACTATCATCGCCTTCCTCACCATCACCATCCTCATCCTCACTGTCATTCTCGTCATCAGTGATGCTACTATCTGAATCTGAATCTGAATCACCGGCGACTTCTGTCACAATCCCAATCATGCCACTGGTATTATTTTTCACAACATCTTGTCTGTAGATATGTGATGTAttacttttcttaaaaaaaaagtcactcGGTTCATTAACTTCACTACTTTCAGTATTTACACATGGATTGCTATTGGCAGACTCACTGGGAATAGCACCTTGGTTCAAAGAACTGCTAGCACAAGCATTTTCAGCAGGCTCGTCTTCAGCAAGCGCTTCATGCCGTTGAACTCCCATCTACAATCATAACATGCCAATGTGAATAGATTGTCATTCAAAATTTGTTATTCGCCTTAAATTCAcatttgaaacaaataaacagcGGGATTTTGAGAGCTTCTTTACTGGAAAAAGCTCTGTATATGCAGTCGAGAGCTCTCAAAGGAACTTATAGTCTGAATCCAAACAAACCCTTTATGGTTTACTAAGTAGATAGGGCAAAATCTATGTTTCAGCTAAATAGTAACAAATGTGAATACTTAAAACAATTTGAACAAAATGGTTCAAAGAAAATTTGGTGCTAAGAAACAAAATGAGACATAATGccaaaaaaaaggagaaaaataaagaaaaccacATTGCTCCCCCGACTGCCATCAACCCGTCAACAATCAAAAGGTACTGAATCTGAAATCACACGCGGAATCAAACAAAAACACGGTTCTGCTGCCCATTGCAATCCAGTTTACGAATTCAAATTCGCACGCAGAGGGCATAATCAATAAACCCTTTCAGCTCAATCAGACAGCGTCAAAATTAGCAGTATCCAAAACCAAGATAAAAATCAACAGCTAAACGCGTATTAATATACCCTAAGGCAGCTCAAACATTGAAATGAATGAAAACAAAGGGCGCAAAGCACGCAGCCAAGTTGATCGAAAATggaaaccaaaaaaataaaaaaacagaagaaagaagaaaggaatGAGCTATGCTTGAAGCTTGCATCGGCGCCCCGAGAGGTTAATCGTTCGAGGAACAAATTAAAAGATAGAGAAACGAAGAGCGACGCTTAGCAACAAATTGAaaagagaggagaaagaaaatCCGAAGTGGTTGGAAGCATACCTTGCGAAAATCAAAAACAGGTTTGGGCATCAGATGAAGACGACGACGATGAGGAAGAAGAATATGCAAAGGACTCTGCACAGATGAACGAGTATTTGTTGCATAAATGGGGGCAATTTCGTCGTTTCACCGAGGTAGATTCTGCTTCCATATCCAGCTATCTGTCAACCCCATCATCACCGTTCGTTTTGAAGACCACATCAAAACTATTCAGATTTCATTTCatacttctttcttttttactgaaaaaaaaaatctagtttatttataaaatttaaactcagactaaataataaatagggttaaatatgtttttttcttaagttttagtaaaatttagaattagtttttatttttagttttgaccaatttagttattcatctctaaaaatatatgaatttagttctctcaattaaatttgattaagtttatctaacgtttcaagcgtatttttatgatagtatttgaattgttttcaccgtttgacatatttttgttttaatgttaactcaaatattatcataaaatatgtttaaaatgtcaaataaacttaataaaatttggtaagaatgactaagttcacacatttctaaaaataaaaaactaaattagtataaaattttaaaaagtgattaatttcaaaatttatttaaatttaaaggatcaaaaacatatttaaccctaataaaCACAggtaacaaaaaattaaaatagaaataattgtaaattaaagaatatgtatattaaatttcCATTATCTATGTTTAAAGACCTATTAAATCGAACAAATAGAAAAGACAAACTAAAAtacatttacaaatattttatttaatattgatataaattatttttaaaaaatttcaaaaataccaaCTGTGAATAATGTAACTCTTTTCCCCTGttagcaaaaagagaaaaaacgaAATAAGACGTTTGGTTGCGAAGCAAAGTGATGAAAATGCGAATTTAGGTGGAGCAAGTTTGAGAATGCTGAAGATTGTTTCCAAAGTAGTCTTTCATTCCAAGAAAATGCCTAATTTTAATGCCTAACGTAAGGTATACATTGATTTAGGTCAAGTCACGCAAGCTTTATCTCTTGCTTTTCTTCCCCTTTTCAAATTCAAtaatccttttcttttcttcgtcttctatatactaaaattaaactACATTTATCAAAGTTGATATtggatttatatattatatatttgtatagataaaaaaatctaaagagttaatttttaaatgcaTTAAATAATGTCACATGTCTTTTCATTCTATCTATTTGGATAAGATTGTGATGTGGTAGTCGATTATACAAATGAGAATGTCTCTACGTagaatataaactaatttttctatgatttgaattaaacataaactattttttttttaacgatCTTACCAGTTTCAACTCATAGAAATAGTCATTGGTGTAGTAGGTACATTTCACAGAAAAAATTaagcttaaatatatttttctccttcaattttcggtgaaaattgaaattagtctttttttttagattttggtctaatttagtcttttaatttcataattacttaaatttagtcatttcaaacaaattttgttaagtttatataacCTTTTAAACGTATCTTATGATAGCATTCGAGatgtttacatcgtttgacacatttttgctttaatattagTTAAGAAACTATCGTGAAATgcatttaaaacgtcaaataaacttaacaaaatccgattaaaatgactaaattcacacaattttaaagttgagagactaaattgggtcaaaatttcaaaattaagctaatttcaatttttactaaaaatcgagtaacaaatacataaattatatatttatcatttcatCTTAATCAGAGGTGTTGAGTTTTCCACAATCAAAATCTGACTTCTTCAACAACAACTCAGCTAAGAAGTGAGGCAAAACTTTGTCCCTGACATGTGCCACCAATTTCAAATCACCTTGCAGAAGAAGCCCCAGAACATAAGATGTAACACTGATATCGATGCTTCTCCATCTTCTCTCTTTGGCATATTTCCTCAAGCTAGCTTCAATTTCCTTGTATTGCTCCTCACTCTCACCTTTTTTGCAGAATGCCTGAGCTAAGTATCTTCCTAACACAATCCCATCTTCCAAGGAACAACATCCACCTTGACCTAGGTCAGGTGCCATGGGGTGAAAAGCATCTCCAACAACACAAACATTGCCTTTGCTGATATTTCCTAACACAAGCTCCCACTGGTGCCTATATCTCAATGGAGATGTTAAGATATCTTCTGTTTCTGTTTTCTCTATAAAGCATCTTATATCACTCGGCATCTTCTCAAACTTGTTCAACACCAATCTCTTCATTTTGGCTGGGTTGTTCACTAGCTCCTTCTCTGCATCAGAAGTTAAATGTCATGTGCATATGAAACTTAGGACGCATCTCATAAATAGTGTGTATCGTGTTCGATTTGAACACAGACACATATTATGTCTGTGTTAGGTTCGAACACTATACCAACGAATACTGTAATCATACAAAGAATTCACCTTCAGTGGTGGGAGTCCAAGTGAAAAACCAATACACAGTTTTGTCATCACAAGGTAGAACACCCGATCGAAAGCCTTCTCCAAAGAAGTGCATGAAATTTGGTTGAAGGCCATGTTTGTTGGTCAACTTTATGTCACCCCTGATCACGTATCTCCCGGTAAAAGATGCCTCCTTGAAGCCCAGCCATTTCGCCACCACAGAGTTTATTCCATCACACCCAACCAATACCTTTTCAATTGCAAAACATCGTTACGTTGTTGGACTAGAAAACTGTTTACACCCATCTCACAAGTTGCTTTTAAACTATCTATTACCTTGGTTTTTATGGTTGTTCCATCAGCAAGATGCACTATCTTGAAGAACCCAGATTCTTGAATTGCGACAACCTTTGACGAGAACCTAATCGTCCCACTTGGAAGTTCGTTACCAAGTGCTTCGATCATTAATTGTCTCCGAACACATCGAACTTCACCGTCTCCGCTGCATCAATTGTATGCATGAAAACAAACACCCATTAATTATGTgagtaaaaacaaaaatcaattaagaATTTGGCCACAATCAGGCACTCATGTAATCAAAAAAGCATAGCCAGTTGGAGCAGAAATGTCAGCATTAAATGTGTATAGCAACTTTATTGATATTGCTAGTATTATTTTTACAACTAacaaatttttaccattttatacctactattttatttttcaatctctatatctttttttacaaatacaaaaattaaaatactcttAAAAATGAGTTATCAACAGGAacaaatgtaagaaaaaaaaaacattttcctaTGACTGATACTGGTGTACTTACTGTTTTCCTGTTCCAATGAGGCTCAAGCTTGATGTTTGCTGCCCCAGACTCAAAGATGTTGTAACATTCCTGCATTTCAAATGTCCACTACTTTAGCTTGTGTTTCAGAGGAAGAAGGAGGGAAATTAATTTCGTTAAGGGATGAGAGTGTGAAAGAAAAAcgatgaataaaatattttaaatataaaaaatgattgaaaaaaaatattatacgcACTATAAcgttacaaatattttaaatgcttaattctatataattaaaaaaaattaatacaccaaaatttcataaaataaaaaacattatagtttctcttctttctttctgcaTGCAAACCAGCCAGTCACTTTTTCAGCTTTTGTATCTATCCGGTGTTGTCGTTCCTTTAAACTTAGTCATACATGAGGTGAATCATGAGTTAAAAAATGAACGTATATGTGTTAAAACAGGATGAACCAAGCGTGAGTCAAAGACGCATATTGAatagaataaacaaaattaaatattatataagaatgAAGACCTATAACACCATTGTTCGTAAGACTAATATCATTTAACCATATAGAACttgatgttaaaatatttagttaccGTTGTAGTTGGAGATGTTGGTTACGAAGAATGTCTCCGACACCAAGAGCATCCAAGGCTTTCCAAGCATTTGTCCATGTTGTTAAACCAAATCCAGTGACCCTTAAACTATCCGAATATTCCAACACCAAACTTCTCACACCCAACCTGCAAAATCTTACATTGAtgttaaataaacaaacatggAAATGAATGTAAAATTGATGAAAAGGTGAAGTGTTTGAAACCTGTGAAGTGCCAAGGATGTTGCAAGACCAGCAATTCCAGCTCCCACAATCACAATGTTTTCAACCACTGATGATTCCATTgttatacttttcttttctttctttctcttttgttAAGCTTGCCAGATATGGTGTTTTTGCACTTTCTTCATCAAAGCAAAATGAgcatttaaatagaaaaaagtgaTGGCAATAGATTCATTCACCTTTGAGAAACACGTATAGCTCAGCCAGGTCACAATCCACTACAATATCAACAggataatattatatattttttttctgacatGTTTTTCTTGGTTTATTTATTTGCAGGGTGAAGcgtacaaattaaacttcatttAATAAACACCGCCGAAAATCTTAcgaagcttttttttttctttgacaaaTATGCATTTCAAAAACTAAGTAATTATATTGGTAGACCTCACATTTACTGCATTTTAATATCCATACCAAttacatttatttgtttttcgaAAGctacgatatatatatatatatatatatatatatatatatatatatatatatatatatatatatatatatatatatatatatataatgaaaaatatttaaaaaaaaatattggtatcCCCGAAAACTAAGTTGTGAATCTCTTATTCCATGACTATATCTAAATCGTAAAGAAGtgttaaaatcaatataaatataacctTTGTTTTTTATCGTAAATGCAACCATTATATATGCTTAGTATTTTAAAGTAGCAATGACAAATTATAGCAAATTGTTAAAAAGgagaatgaatattttattcaaaaataacaaaaaaaaaatcatattgaaGACCATAAAGGGAAAAATAGAATtgttatctacaaaataaaatgttattgtgtttacaatgaaaactataattaaaaaaaaaattaaaatgaaattattacaGTGAATTGAAAACATCATCTTCACTGGCTCCTGGTTAAACTTAGTGTTTCTATATTTAGAGATATACGAACCATACAACAGTCTGAATGATTCGCAGTAGactgaatatttaaatttgtcctTCCATATAAATCGATTCCTTCCATTTTGTCctaccatttttatttttatttttgtattattatgtaatattatttatatgttcTTTTAGTTATTATAT is a window from the Vigna unguiculata cultivar IT97K-499-35 chromosome 7, ASM411807v1, whole genome shotgun sequence genome containing:
- the LOC114190467 gene encoding monooxygenase 2-like translates to MESSVVENIVIVGAGIAGLATSLALHRLGVRSLVLEYSDSLRVTGFGLTTWTNAWKALDALGVGDILRNQHLQLQRNVTTSLSLGQQTSSLSLIGTGKHGDGEVRCVRRQLMIEALGNELPSGTIRFSSKVVAIQESGFFKIVHLADGTTIKTKVLVGCDGINSVVAKWLGFKEASFTGRYVIRGDIKLTNKHGLQPNFMHFFGEGFRSGVLPCDDKTVYWFFTWTPTTEEKELVNNPAKMKRLVLNKFEKMPSDIRCFIEKTETEDILTSPLRYRHQWELVLGNISKGNVCVVGDAFHPMAPDLGQGGCCSLEDGIVLGRYLAQAFCKKGESEEQYKEIEASLRKYAKERRWRSIDISVTSYVLGLLLQGDLKLVAHVRDKVLPHFLAELLLKKSDFDCGKLNTSD
- the LOC114189746 gene encoding probable ubiquitin-conjugating enzyme E2 23; this translates as MPKPVFDFRKMGVQRHEALAEDEPAENACASSSLNQGAIPSESANSNPCVNTESSEVNEPSDFFFKKSNTSHIYRQDVVKNNTSGMIGIVTEVAGDSDSDSDSSITDDENDSEDEDGDGEEGDDSNNASRNSESNVSAGHCKADALLADQLRVLWMDESESTQNFSDVEVVDRGFLHGDFVAAASDPTGQVGVVVDVNICVDLLSHDGSIIKDVSSKNIQRIRDFTVGDYVVLGPWLGRVDDVLDNVTVLFDDGSVCKVSKADPLNLKPISKNIVEDGHFPYYPGQRVRASSSSVFKNSRWLSGLWKANRLEGTVTKVTVGSVFVYWIASAGYGPYSSTAPAEEQSPKNLKLLSCFAHANWQLGDWCLLPSSVLSSSASMDKGMSKLELNDSANNELDSNQTGSGCDSEEATVEETNGNKDTMELDPADTLEGNDGHEKSNPSRDSSSCCSSISVSKEPVHEAWPLHRKKIRKVVIRKEKRARKKEESFEKALLIANTRTKVDVAWQDGTIGHELNSTSLIPIDNPGDHEFVSEQYVVEKTSDDGDDISEARRVGVVRSVNAKERTACVRWLKKVARAEDPREFDSEEVVSVYELEGHPDYDYCYGDVVVRLTPVSAHLETASVEESTEKSEQKTEECGIKKEAKIQTDANRVENASTDTSTQFSDLSWVGNITGLKNGDIEVTWADGMVSTVGPQAIYVVGRDDDDESIAAGSEVSDAASWETVNDDEMEVLEDSREDIQRENSSSVTSEAEESGENDFGRAAALSVPLAAFRFVTRLASGIFSRGPRNLDSIDMQIKAGHEHPSPVVNDESSSQRPIPINGDTSGNKNGRYEEVASDATETLEACETLHDLKKEDALASSDDGSCSLKHFDITQDPSDHYFIGANGQSNNRKWLKKVQQDWNILQNNLPEEIYVRVYEDRMDLLRAVIVGPYGTPYQDGLFFFDFHLPPEYPDVPPSAYYHSGGWRINPNLYEEGKVCLSLLNTWTGRGNEVWDPKSSSILQVLVSLQGLVLNSKPYFNEAGYDKQIGTAEGEKNSLSYNENTFLLNCKTMMYLMRKPPKDFEVLVKEHFRRRGHNILKACDAYMKGCLIGSLTRDASVSEKSGQNSTSVGFKLMLAKIVPKLFSSLSEVGADCEEFRHLKDL